A window of the Oncorhynchus masou masou isolate Uvic2021 chromosome 13, UVic_Omas_1.1, whole genome shotgun sequence genome harbors these coding sequences:
- the LOC135552704 gene encoding transgelin-like isoform X2 gives MANKGPSYGMSRVVQDKIDKKYDAEVEELLVQWIVAQCGSGVGKPEAGKLGFQDWLKDGCVLSELINSLHKDNKPIKKIASSSMAFKQMEQISQFLTAAESFGVIKTDMFQTVDLWEGKDLAAVQRTLMSLGSVAVTKDDGNYHGDPNWFFKKAQENRREFTDDQLKAGKGVIGLQMGSNKGASQTGMSYGATRQIQ, from the exons ATGGCCAACAAAGGTCCATCTTATGGCATGAGCCGTGTGGTGCAGGACAAGATTGACAAGAAGTACGACGCTGAGGTGGAGGAGCTTTTGGTGCAGTGGATTGTGGCCCAGTGTGGATCTGGAGTTGGGAAGCCTGAGGCTGGCAAACTGGGCTTCCAGGACTGGCTCAAGGACGGATGT GTCCTGAGTGAGCTCATTAACAGCCTGCATAAGGACAACAAGCCCATCAAGAAGATCGCCAGCTCAAGTATGGCCTTCAAACAGATGGAGCAGATCTCACAGTTCCTAACTGCTGCCGAGAGCTTCGGTGTCATCAAGACCGACATGTTCCAGACCGTGGACCTCTGGGAAG GGAAGGATTTAGCTGCAGTCCAGAGGACACTGATGTCCCTTGGCAGTGTGGCTGTCACCAAGGATGACGGCAACTACCACGGCGACCCCAACTGGTTCTTCAA GAAAGCCCAGGAGAACCGGAGGGAGTTCACAGACGACCAGCTGAAGGCGGGGAAGGGTGTGATTGGCCTGCAGATGGGCTCTAACAAAGGGGCCAGCCAAACTGGCATGTCGTACGGGGCCACCCGACAGATCCAATAA
- the LOC135552704 gene encoding transgelin-like isoform X1: MANKGPQVGMANKGPSYGMSRVVQDKIDKKYDAEVEELLVQWIVAQCGSGVGKPEAGKLGFQDWLKDGCVLSELINSLHKDNKPIKKIASSSMAFKQMEQISQFLTAAESFGVIKTDMFQTVDLWEGKDLAAVQRTLMSLGSVAVTKDDGNYHGDPNWFFKKAQENRREFTDDQLKAGKGVIGLQMGSNKGASQTGMSYGATRQIQ, translated from the exons ATGGCAAACAAG GGACCTCAGGTAGGCATGGCCAACAAAGGTCCATCTTATGGCATGAGCCGTGTGGTGCAGGACAAGATTGACAAGAAGTACGACGCTGAGGTGGAGGAGCTTTTGGTGCAGTGGATTGTGGCCCAGTGTGGATCTGGAGTTGGGAAGCCTGAGGCTGGCAAACTGGGCTTCCAGGACTGGCTCAAGGACGGATGT GTCCTGAGTGAGCTCATTAACAGCCTGCATAAGGACAACAAGCCCATCAAGAAGATCGCCAGCTCAAGTATGGCCTTCAAACAGATGGAGCAGATCTCACAGTTCCTAACTGCTGCCGAGAGCTTCGGTGTCATCAAGACCGACATGTTCCAGACCGTGGACCTCTGGGAAG GGAAGGATTTAGCTGCAGTCCAGAGGACACTGATGTCCCTTGGCAGTGTGGCTGTCACCAAGGATGACGGCAACTACCACGGCGACCCCAACTGGTTCTTCAA GAAAGCCCAGGAGAACCGGAGGGAGTTCACAGACGACCAGCTGAAGGCGGGGAAGGGTGTGATTGGCCTGCAGATGGGCTCTAACAAAGGGGCCAGCCAAACTGGCATGTCGTACGGGGCCACCCGACAGATCCAATAA